Proteins encoded within one genomic window of Camelina sativa cultivar DH55 chromosome 19, Cs, whole genome shotgun sequence:
- the LOC104764159 gene encoding sugar transporter ERD6-like 10 isoform X11: MKTLFPLSLSLCLSISLSVYNHPLFIISSQEDFLLFLAWERNYKEKRINRIRVVMEEGLLLWHQNDRDHPRITTCVIFSTFVAVCSSFSYGCANGYTSGAETAIMKELDLSMAQTLWTCDLFCIFGWLSIAFAKNVFWLDLGRISLGIGVGLISYVVPVYIAEITPKHVRGAVTSSTQLLLNIGLSLVYFYGTVINWRILAIIGALPCFIQLIGIYFIPESPRWLAKVGSGKEVESSLHRLRGKDTDVSGESAEIQVMTKMLEEVSKSSFCDMFQKKYRRTLVIGIGLMLIQQLSGASGFSERLGSMIFGVFVL; this comes from the exons ATGAAAACACTCTttcctctgtctctctctctctgtctctcgatctctctctctgtctataATCATCCTCTGTTTATTATATCAAGTCAAGAAGatttcttgctgttcttggctTGGGAGAGAAACTATAAAGAGAAGAGGATTAATCGTATAAGAGTGGTGATGGAGGAAGGACTTCTTCTTTGGCATCAAAACGACAGAGATCATCCTCGTATCACAACTTGTGTTATCTTCAGCACTTTTGTCGCTGTCTGTAGTTCCTTTAGCTATGGATGTGCT AATGGTTATACTTCAGGCGCTGAGACCGCAATCATGAAGGAGTTAGATCTTTCTATGGCACAA ACATTGTGGACATGTGATTTGTTCTGCATTTTTGGCTGGCTCTCCATTGCTTTCGCAAAG aatgtcTTCTGGTTGGACTTGGGAAGAATTTCCTTGGGCATAGGAGTTGGCTTGATTAGCTACGtg GTCCCTGTCTACATTGCGGAAATCACACCAAAACATGTTCGCGGTGCAGTTACTTCTTCAACCCAG CTTCTTCTAAACATTGGACTCTCGCTGGTATATTTTTATGGGACTGTAATTAATTGGCGGATACTGGCTATTATAG GTGCTCTTCCATGTTTCATTCAACTGATCGGTATATACTTTATACCGGAGTCTCCAAGATGGttg gcTAAAGTCGGTTCAGGCAAAGAAGTAGAAAGTTCTTTGCATCGACTTAGGGGAAAAGACACTGATGTTTCAGGTGAATCCGCTGAAATTCAG GTTATGACAAAAATGCTCGAAGAAGTTTCAAAGTCCAGTTTCTGTGACATGTTTCAGAAGAAGTACAGACGAACTCTTGTG ATTGGAATCGGTCTAATGTTGATACAACAATTATCTGGAGCTAGCG GTTTTTCAGAGAGACTTGGGTCAATGATATTTGGTGTCTTCGTG CTTTGA
- the LOC104764159 gene encoding sugar transporter ERD6-like 10 isoform X10 — protein sequence MKTLFPLSLSLCLSISLSVYNHPLFIISSQEDFLLFLAWERNYKEKRINRIRVVMEEGLLLWHQNDRDHPRITTCVIFSTFVAVCSSFSYGCANGYTSGAETAIMKELDLSMAQTLWTCDLFCIFGWLSIAFAKNVFWLDLGRISLGIGVGLISYVVPVYIAEITPKHVRGAVTSSTQLLLNIGLSLVYFYGTVINWRILAIIGALPCFIQLIGIYFIPESPRWLAKVGSGKEVESSLHRLRGKDTDVSGESAEIQVMTKMLEEVSKSSFCDMFQKKYRRTLVIGIGLMLIQQLSGASGITFYSNAVFRKAGFSERLGSMIFGVFVL from the exons ATGAAAACACTCTttcctctgtctctctctctctgtctctcgatctctctctctgtctataATCATCCTCTGTTTATTATATCAAGTCAAGAAGatttcttgctgttcttggctTGGGAGAGAAACTATAAAGAGAAGAGGATTAATCGTATAAGAGTGGTGATGGAGGAAGGACTTCTTCTTTGGCATCAAAACGACAGAGATCATCCTCGTATCACAACTTGTGTTATCTTCAGCACTTTTGTCGCTGTCTGTAGTTCCTTTAGCTATGGATGTGCT AATGGTTATACTTCAGGCGCTGAGACCGCAATCATGAAGGAGTTAGATCTTTCTATGGCACAA ACATTGTGGACATGTGATTTGTTCTGCATTTTTGGCTGGCTCTCCATTGCTTTCGCAAAG aatgtcTTCTGGTTGGACTTGGGAAGAATTTCCTTGGGCATAGGAGTTGGCTTGATTAGCTACGtg GTCCCTGTCTACATTGCGGAAATCACACCAAAACATGTTCGCGGTGCAGTTACTTCTTCAACCCAG CTTCTTCTAAACATTGGACTCTCGCTGGTATATTTTTATGGGACTGTAATTAATTGGCGGATACTGGCTATTATAG GTGCTCTTCCATGTTTCATTCAACTGATCGGTATATACTTTATACCGGAGTCTCCAAGATGGttg gcTAAAGTCGGTTCAGGCAAAGAAGTAGAAAGTTCTTTGCATCGACTTAGGGGAAAAGACACTGATGTTTCAGGTGAATCCGCTGAAATTCAG GTTATGACAAAAATGCTCGAAGAAGTTTCAAAGTCCAGTTTCTGTGACATGTTTCAGAAGAAGTACAGACGAACTCTTGTG ATTGGAATCGGTCTAATGTTGATACAACAATTATCTGGAGCTAGCGGTATCACATTTTACTCAAATGCCGTATTTAGAAAAGCTG GTTTTTCAGAGAGACTTGGGTCAATGATATTTGGTGTCTTCGTG CTTTGA